One stretch of Armigeres subalbatus isolate Guangzhou_Male chromosome 2, GZ_Asu_2, whole genome shotgun sequence DNA includes these proteins:
- the LOC134214010 gene encoding adenine phosphoribosyltransferase — translation MTADLELIKKHIGEYPDFPKKGILFKDIFTALRSGPVCQALKRLIIAHIRATCPDVQAVVGLEARGFLFSLLIAAELGIACVPIRKKGKLPGECVKYEYKLEYGTDVFEIQQGSIAPGQKVLIIDDLLATGGTMDAANKLVQKIGGVVEQNLVIIELTMLGGRKKLEASGFNVHSFIHYDDVE, via the exons ATGACTGCTGATTTAGAGTTAATTAAAAAGCACATTGGAGAGTATCCCGATTTTCCCAAAAAGGGAATTCTATTCAA agacatttTTACTGCCCTGCGAAGTGGTCCGGTGTGCCAGGCTTTGAAGCGGCTCATAATCGCACACATTCGCGCTACCTGCCCGGACGTGCAGGCCGTCGTTGGACTCGAAGCTAGAGGGTTTCTGTTCAGTTTGCTGATTGCGGCCGAGCTGGGCATTGCATGCGTACCGATTCGTAAGAAAGGGAAACTTCCCGGCGAATGCGTGAAGTATGAATACAAACTGGAATACGGAACG GACGTTTTTGAGATTCAGCAAGGTAGCATCGCGCCTGGTCAGAAGGTGTTGATTATCGATGACCTGCTCGCCACGGGAGGAACGATGGATGCCGCCAACAAGCTCGTTCAGAAGATCGGAGGCGTTGTCGAGCAAAACTTGGTCATTATTGAGTTGACCATGTTGGGAGGACGCAAAAAGCTGGAGGCTTCCGGCTTCAATGTACATTCCTTTATTCACTACGATGACGTCGAGTAA